The Vicia villosa cultivar HV-30 ecotype Madison, WI linkage group LG1, Vvil1.0, whole genome shotgun sequence genome includes a region encoding these proteins:
- the LOC131635225 gene encoding pentatricopeptide repeat-containing protein At1g74630: protein MNINKRLEEGLISLLSKSTTTLKTSKQIHAHLYVTGLHTHPFFFGKLLLQCATSISDHALQYALRLFHHFPNPDTFMYNTLIRSLSHSPTPLTSLQPFIQLLRHPTLIPDSFSFAFVLKAVANYGFLKRPGIQIHSQVFRHGFDDHIFVGTTLISMYAECGCYEYARKVFEEMSQPNVVAWNAVVTACFRGGEMEGAWGLFQKMPIKNLTSWNVVLAGYVKGGELGFARRVFSEMPMRDDVSWSTMIVGFAQGGSFDDSFGVFRELLREGIRPSEVSLTGVLSACAQAGAFEFGKILHGFMERAGFLCIVSVNNALIDTYSKCGNVDMAKMVFRDMYVAKCIVSWTSMIAALAMHGRGDEAIRLFHEMEKSGVTPDGVTFISLLYACSHSGLVDQGCALFSKMKDLYGIEPAIEHYGCMVDLYGRAARLQKAYEFICQMPISPNAIIWRTLLGACSIHGDIELAELVKARLAEMDPNNSSDHVLLSNVYAVAGKWKDVAGIRRTMIEKSMKKTPGWSMIEIDKVIYGFVAGEKPNEVTEEAHDKLREIMLKLRTEEGYAPQVRSVLHDIEEEEKEDSVSKHSEKLAAAFGIAKLPKGRVLRIVKNLRVCGDCHTVMKLISKVYQVEIIVRDRSRFHSFKDGFCSCRDYW, encoded by the coding sequence ATGAACATTAACAAGAGGTTGGAAGAAGGTTTGATTTCACTGTTGAGCAAAAGCACAACCACCCTCAaaacatccaaacaaattcaCGCTCATCTCTACGTAACAGGCCTTCACACTCACCCCTTCTTCTTCGGCAAGCTCCTTCTCCAATGCGCAACCTCCATCTCCGACCATGCTCTCCAATACGCTCTCCGTCTCTTCCATCATTTCCCCAACCCCGACACTTTCATGTACAACACCCTCATCCGTTCACTCTCCCATTCTCCTACCCCTCTCACTTCCCTCCAACCCTTCATCCAATTACTTCGCCACCCCACTCTCATCCCGGATAGCTTCTCTTTCGCTTTTGTACTGAAAGCGGTTGCTAACTATGGTTTCTTGAAGAGACCTGGGATTCAGATACATTCTCAGGTTTTCCGTCATGGGTTTGATGACCATATATTTGTTGGAACAACGTTGATTAGTATGTATGCTGAATGTGGGTGTTATGAATATGCAAGAAAGGTGTTTGAGGAAATGTCTCAACCGAATGTTGTCGCGTGGAATGCTGTTGTTACTGCTTGTTTTAGGGGTGGTGAAATGGAGGGTGCTTGGGGTTTGTTTCAAAAGATGCCTATTAAGAATTTGACTTCTTGGAATGTGGTGCTTGCGGGTTATGTTAAAGGCGGCGAGCTTGGGTTTGCGAGAAGAGTTTTTTCTGAGATGCCGATGAGAGATGATGTTTCTTGGAGTACTATGATTGTTGGGTTTGCGCAAGGTGGTTCTTTTGATGATTCTTTTGGGGTTTTTAGGGAGTTGTTGCGGGAGGGAATTAGGCCGAGTGAGGTTAGTCTTACTGGGGTTTTATCTGCTTGTGCACAGGCTGGGGCATTTGAGTTTGGGAAGATTTTGCATGGGTTTATGGAGAGGGCTGGGTTTCTTTGTATTGTATCGGTTAATAATGCTCTTATTGATACTTACTCCAAGTGTGGAAATGTTGATATGGCTAAGATGGTCTTTCGAGATATGTATGTTGCAAAATGTATTGTGTCTTGGACATCTATGATAGCAGCACTTGCAATGCATGGTCGTGGAGATGAGGCTATTCGACTTTTTCATGAGATGGAAAAGTCTGGAGTTACACCGGACGGTGTCACGTTCATATCTCTCCTTTATGCTTGTAGCCATAGTGGTTTGGTTGATCAAGGGTGTGCTTTGTTTTCTAAGATGAAGGATTTGTATGGAATTGAACCTGCCATTGAGCATTATGGTTGTATGGTTGATCTGTATGGTCGAGCTGCTAGGTTGCAGAAGGCCTATGAATTTATATGTCAAATGCCAATTTCGCCTAATGCAATCATTTGGAGGACCCTCCTTGGGGCTTGTAGCATTCATGGTGACATCGAATTGGCCGAGCTTGTGAAAGCAAGGCTTGCTGAAATGGATCCAAACAACTCCAGTGACCATGTACTGCTCTCAAATGTTTATGCTGTTGCAGGGAAATGGAAGGATGTTGCTGGCATACGAAGAACAATGATTGAGAAGAGCATGAAAAAAACTCCTGGTTGGAGTATGATTGAAATTGACAAGGTCATTTATGGTTTTGTGGCAGGTGAAAAGCCAAACGAGGTTACAGAAGAGGCCCATGATAAGCTGAGAGAAATAATGTTGAAACTCAGAACAGAAGAAGGCTATGCGCCTCAGGTAAGGAGTGTTTTGCATGATATtgaagaggaagaaaaagaagattCAGTGTCCAAGCACAGTGAGAAGCTTGCTGCAGCTTTTGGAATAGCAAAACTCCCTAAAGGAAGGGTTTTAAGAATAGTAAAGAACCTGAGAGTTTGTGGGGACTGCCATACTGTAATGAAGCTGATTTCTAAAGTCTATCAAGTAGAGATCATTGTGAGAGATAGAAGTCGCTTTCACTCATTCAAAGATGGATTTTGTTCCTGCAGAGATTACTGGTGA
- the LOC131635236 gene encoding putative pentatricopeptide repeat-containing protein At1g74580 yields MIRTLLPKHVAAVVKVQKDPLKALEIFNSSKNEQGFNHTLSTYKCMLQKLGFHGKFNEMENLLSEMRSNLNNTFLEGAYVEAMRLYGRKGKVQEAVDTFERMDLYNCEPSVHSYNAIMNILVEFGYFNQAHKVYMRMIDKGVESDVYTYTIRIKSFCRTSRPHAALRLLRNMPLLGCFSNAVAYCTVVAGFYEVDDKVKAREMFDEMLECSLCPDVTSFNKLVHSLCKKGLVLESEKLLSKVLKRGVLPNLFTFNIFIQGLCKEGSLDRAVRLLGCVSGEGLRPDVVSYNTVICGLCRNSRVVEAEECLHKMVNGGFEPNCFTYNSIIDGYCKKGMVVDANRILKDAVFKGFKPDEFTYCSLINGFCQDGDPDQAVAIFKDGLGKGLIPSIIVYNTLIKGLCQQGLILPALQLMNEMAENGCNPDIWTYNVVINGLCKMGCLSDANHFIDDAIAKGCIPDIFTYNTLVDGYCKQMKLDSAIELVNRMWSQGMTPDVITYNTLLNGLCKAAKSEEVMEIFKVMPEKGCAPSIITYNIIIESLCKSKKVNEAVNLLGEMKSKGLTPDVVSFGTLITGFCNIGDLDGAYQLFRGMEKQSDICHTTATYNIIVCAFSEQLNMKMAVRLFSEMKKNSCDPDNYTYRVIIDGFCKTGNVTRGYSFLLENIEKGFIPSLTTFGRVLNCLCVEHKVQEAVGIIHLMVQKDIVPDTVNTIFEADKKVVAAPKIVVENLLKKGHITYHAYELLYDGIRDKTILKKRNPNWNSLRRGARSSAVD; encoded by the coding sequence ATGATTCGCACGTTGCTTCCCAAGCATGTTGCCGCTGTAGTAAAAGTCCAAAAAGACCCTCTCAAAGCATTAGAGATTTTCAACTCATCCAAAAACGAACAAGGTTTCAACCACACTCTCTCTACCTACAAATGCATGCTTCAAAAACTCGGCTTCCACGGTAAATTCAACGAGATGGAGAATCTTCTCTCTGAGATGAGATCAAATCTAAACAACACGTTCTTGGAAGGAGCTTACGTTGAAGCCATGCGACTCTACGGAAGAAAAGGGAAAGTTCAAGAAGCAGTTGACACATTCGAACGCATGGATTTATACAACTGCGAACCTTCTGTTCATTCGTATAACGCTATCATGAACATTCTTGTTGAGTTTGGTTACTTCAACCAGGCTCATAAGGTTTACATGAGGATGATTGATAAAGGGGTTGAATCAGATGTGTACACATACACCATAAGGATTAAGTCGTTTTGTAGGACAAGTCGGCCGCATGCTGCGCTTAGGTTGCTTCGGAATATGCCTTTGTTGGGTTGTTTTTCAAATGCTGTTGCTTATTGTACTGTTGTGGCAGGGTTTTATGAAGTTGATGATAAAGTGAAAGCACGTGagatgtttgatgaaatgcttgAGTGTTCTTTGTGTCCTGATGTTACTAGTTTTAATAAGCTTGTTCATAGTTTGTGTAAGAAGGGGCTTGTTTTGGAAAGTGAGAAGCTTCTTAGTAAGGTTTTGAAGAGAGGGGTTTTGCCGAATTTGTTTACTTTTAATATCTTTATACAAGGGCTTTGTAAGGAAGGTTCTCTTGATAGGGCTGTTAGGTTGTTGGGTTGTGTGTCAGGGGAAGGTTTGAGGCCTGATGTTGTTAGTTATAATACAGTTATATGTGGGTTGTGTAGGAATTCGCGAGTTGTTGAAGCGGAGGAATGTTTGCATAAAATGGTTAATGGTGGATTTGAGCCAAATTGTTTCACTTATAATAGTATCATTGATGGATACTGCAAGAAGGGGATGGTAGTGGATGCAAATAGGATTCTGAAAGATGCAGTTTTTAAGGGTTTTAAGCCTGACGAGTTTACCTATTGTTCGTTGATTAATGGTTTTTGCCAGGATGGTGACCCTGATCAGGCCGTGGCCATCTTTAAGGACGGGCTAGGTAAAGGTTTAATACCAAGCATTATTGTTTACAATACTTTGATTAAAGGGTTATGTCAGCAAGGACTGATTCTGCCAGCTTTGCAGTTGATGAATGAGATGGCAGAAAATGGTTGTAACCCTGATATTTGGACTTATAATGTAGTCATAAATGGCTTGTGCAAGATGGGTTGTTTATCTGATGCTAATCATTTTATAGACGATGCTATAGCCAAAGGGTGCATCCCGGATATATTTACCTACAATACTTTGGTTGATGGCTATTGCAAACAGATGAAGTTAGACAGTGCAATTGAGTTGGTAAACAGAATGTGGAGTCAAGGTATGACTCCTGACGTTATCACATATAACACTTTGTTGAATGGGCTCTGCAAGGCTGCAAAGTCCGAAGAAGTAATGGAGATTTTCAAGGTAATGCCGGAGAAGGGATGTGCTCCAAGCATAATTACGTATAACATTATCATAGAAAGCCTTTGCAAATCTAAGAAAGTAAATGAAGCTGTAAATTTGCTTGGGGAAATGAAAAGCAAGGGCTTGACACCTGATGTTGTTAGTTTTGGCACATTGATCACCGGGTTCTGCAACATTGGGGATCTTGATGGTGCGTATCAGTTATTTAGAGGGATGGAAAAGCAATCTGACATTTGTCATACGACAGCAACCTATAATATCATAGTTTGTGCATTTTCGGAGCAACTCAATATGAAAATGGCAGTAAGACTCTTCTCTGAGATGAAAAAAAATAGCTGTGACCCAGACAACTATACTTACCGGGTCATAATTGATGGCTTTTGCAAAACGGGAAATGTTACCCGTGGATACAGTTTTTTATTGGAGAATATTGAAAAGGGATTTATTCCATCACTAACAACATTTGGACGGGTTTTAAATTGTCTTTGCGTGGAGCACAAGGTTCAAGAAGCTGTTGGTATCATCCACCTTATGGTACAAAAGGACATTGTCCCGGATACTGTGAATACAATTTTTGAAGCTGATAAAAAGGTGGTAGCAGCACCTAAGATTGTTGTAGAAAATTTGTTGAAAAAGGGACATATAACTTATCATGCCTATGAACTACTATATGATGGTATTAGAGATAAAACGATACTTAAGAAAAGAAATCCAAACTGGAATTCTCTTCGTCGTGGGGCCAGGTCATCAGCTGTTGATTAG
- the LOC131635258 gene encoding uncharacterized protein LOC131635258, whose translation MESAGEWLEKALVELCSKIETGLGLGLDEEIIKGLVSYCDLAQPRDAKEYLDNIIGQEVGKPVIEEYLRRRGHSEFSTKSDVQTTTLHAYVKPPAVETSASGSKKSMRAPKTVTVRSDHAEPNKNVGSSKDNGIPATSSESKTSQKGNQVSSKKKKAGKTISLAEAAKGSIVFQQGRPCSCQARRHMLISNCLSCGKIVCEQEGEGPCNFCGALVLKEGSSYAGLEESLPPLSDAEAAAEAYAKRLVDYDRNAAARTTVIDDQSDYYELDGNTWLSKEEKDLLKKKQEEMEEAERAKRNKVVVTFDLVGRKVLLNQDEVSESKSDNRMLRAPDEREVNRIKPNPTLKIQPVFVDLGFSKKSANDRQSNKGRQSNKGLNKGLCLEITGRVQHDSNDMKYLQQSQFATDSNEKNWRVPSGNGGMHAEDDGECLLEL comes from the exons ATGGAATCGGCGGGAGAGTGGCTGGAGAAGGCGTTGGTGGAGTTGTGTTCGAAGATTGAGACGGGTTTGGGATTAGGTTTGGATGAAGAGATTATAAAAGGGCTTGTTTCTTACTGTGATCTTGCTCAACCACGAGATGCTAAAGAGTACCTTGAT AATATTATTGGTCAAGAAGTAGGGAAACCTGTAATAGAAGAATACCTAAGACGGAGAGGTCACTCAGAATTTAGCACTAAATCAGATGTTCAAACTACTACATTACATGCCTATGTCAAACCACCTGCAGTTGAGACATCTGCTAGTGGGTCTAAGAAATCGATGAGAGCACCAAAAACAGTGACTGTCCGAAGTGACCATGCAGAACCCAACAAAAATGTTGGCAGTAGTAAGGACAATGGCATTCCGGCTACAAGTAGTGAATCAAAAACATCACAAAAAGGAAATCAAGTGAGTTCCAAAAAGAAGAAAGCTGGGAAAACTATTTCACTTGCTGAGGCGGCCAAGGGGTCGATTGTGTTCCAGCAAGGAAGGCCGTGCTCTTGTCAAGCGCGTCGTCACATGCTGATCAGCAATTGCTTATCATGTGGTAAAATTGTTTGTGAGCAAGAAGGAGAGGGACCTTGCAATTTTTGTGGTGCACTTGTGTTGAAAGAAGGCAGCTCATATGCTGGTCTGGAAGAAAGTTTGCCTCCCTTATCAGACGCCGAGGCTGCTGCTGAAGCTTATGCAAAGAGGCTTGTCGATTATGACCGAAATGCCGCAGCTCGTACAACAGTTATTGATGACCAAAGTGACTACTATGAGCTTGATGGAAATACTTGGTTGTCAAAGGAG GAGAAAGATCTATTGAAGAAGAAACAAGAGGAGATGGAAGAAGCTGAACGAGCAAAACGGAATAAAGTTGTCGTAACTTTTGACCTAGTCGGCCGAAAG GTTCTTCTGAATCAAGATGAAGTTTCAGAATCGAAGTCCGACAATAGAATGTTACGTGCACCGGATGAAAGAGAAGTGAACCGCATTAAACCAAACCCAACTCTTAAGATTCAGCCAGTTTTTGTGGACCTGGGCTTCAGTAAGAAATCTGCTAACGATAGGCAATCAAACAAAGGTAGGCAATCAAACAAAGGTTTAAACAAGGGGCTGTGTTTGGAGATTACTGGGAGGGTGCAGCATGATAGCAATGACATGAAGTACCTTCAGCAAAGCCAATTCGCAACAGATTCAAATGAAAAAAATTGGCGAGTACCGTCAGGAAATGGAGGGATGCACGCTGAAGATGATGGTGAATGTTTACTGGAACTATGA